The Pirellulales bacterium genome has a segment encoding these proteins:
- a CDS encoding twin-arginine translocation signal domain-containing protein, whose amino-acid sequence MCANQPRRDFLRTAAATGAVLGLSNLGILGELGPVSADEARLDPRKVRYGDDIEPLVRLLEDTPRERVLEVVAGRIKSGLPYKELLAALLLAGVRDIQPRPVGFKFHAVLVVNSAHLASLASPDEHRWLPIFWAIDAFKSSQAEQIKANHWTMQGVDEKVVPNADKAAADFTQAMDNWDESAADAAVTGLARSAKPQQAFEIFCRYGIRDFRDIGHKAIYVANSSRALRQIGWQHAEPVLRSLAYALLEHEGENPAQRDADPDRPWKQNQELAAKIRPDWPNGKSDPKRTAELLATLRSGSANEASEKVVELLNAEVAPQSIWEALFDAAGELMMRDPNIRSLHAVTTTNAMHFAFGQTESDQTKRLLVLQNAAFIPLFRGNPKSKGTPIDQLEPLQPTKSGTEAVAEILADVGSDRTTAARKVLAYAKDNPTPKELIDAARLLIFFKGRDAHDYKFSAAVMEDYAAMSSPWRERYLAASVFNLKGSGAPDNELTKRTRAALEG is encoded by the coding sequence ATGTGCGCAAATCAGCCGAGGCGGGACTTCTTGAGAACGGCGGCAGCAACGGGGGCCGTTTTGGGATTATCGAATCTTGGCATTCTCGGCGAGCTTGGTCCCGTTTCAGCGGATGAAGCCCGGCTCGATCCGAGAAAGGTGCGATATGGCGATGATATCGAGCCGTTAGTGCGCCTCTTGGAGGACACGCCGCGCGAGCGCGTGCTCGAAGTGGTGGCCGGTCGAATAAAAAGCGGCTTGCCCTACAAGGAACTCTTGGCGGCGCTCCTGTTGGCCGGAGTTCGCGACATCCAACCGCGCCCGGTCGGGTTTAAATTCCATGCGGTTCTGGTGGTGAATTCCGCTCATCTGGCGAGCCTCGCCTCACCGGACGAGCACCGCTGGTTGCCCATCTTTTGGGCAATCGATGCCTTCAAATCGTCTCAAGCCGAGCAAATCAAAGCGAATCACTGGACGATGCAAGGGGTTGATGAGAAGGTCGTTCCCAACGCCGACAAAGCGGCCGCGGACTTCACTCAAGCGATGGACAACTGGGACGAATCGGCCGCCGACGCCGCGGTCACAGGGTTGGCCAGGTCCGCGAAGCCGCAGCAAGCGTTCGAAATCTTCTGCCGCTACGGCATACGCGATTTTCGCGACATCGGGCACAAAGCAATCTATGTGGCCAACAGCTCGCGAGCGCTGCGGCAGATCGGGTGGCAACATGCCGAGCCGGTGCTGCGGTCGCTGGCCTACGCGCTGCTCGAGCATGAAGGGGAGAATCCAGCCCAACGAGATGCCGATCCCGACCGACCTTGGAAACAGAATCAGGAACTGGCCGCCAAGATTCGTCCGGATTGGCCGAATGGTAAATCCGATCCGAAGCGCACGGCCGAACTCTTGGCGACGCTTCGCAGCGGATCGGCGAACGAAGCCTCCGAGAAGGTCGTGGAACTTCTCAACGCCGAGGTCGCGCCTCAATCCATCTGGGAGGCGCTTTTCGATGCGGCCGGCGAGTTGATGATGCGCGATCCGAATATCCGCTCGCTCCACGCAGTCACTACCACCAACGCCATGCACTTCGCTTTCGGCCAAACCGAGAGTGACCAAACAAAGCGGTTGCTCGTCTTGCAGAACGCGGCATTCATCCCGCTCTTCCGCGGAAACCCGAAGAGCAAGGGAACGCCCATCGATCAGCTCGAGCCGCTTCAGCCGACAAAATCGGGCACTGAGGCGGTCGCCGAGATCCTCGCCGACGTCGGCAGCGACCGAACAACGGCGGCCCGCAAGGTGCTGGCCTATGCGAAAGACAATCCGACACCGAAAGAATTGATCGACGCTGCACGGCTATTGATTTTCTTCAAGGGTCGCGATGCGCACGACTACAAATTCAGCGCGGCCGTGATGGAAGACTACGCCGCCATGTCGTCCCCCTGGCGCGAGCGCTACCTGGCAGCGAGCGTTTTCAACCTCAAGGGCTCTGGAGCGCCGGACAACGAACTGACGAAGCGCACCCGCGCGGCGCTGGAAGGATGA